GCCGGGCGGCCGGCCCGGGCGGCTGAAGTCTTCTTTTAATCGCTGGGCCCTCGACATTTGCGGTCGAAGCGACTAGTGTGCGCCGGTCTCCCACGCCCAGAGTCGGCACCGGCGACCGGGTCGGCACGCCGCCGCCCGAACGAAAAGAGCGATCAGATGGCCAGTGGTACCGTGAAGTGGTTCAACGACGCGAAGGGCTTCGGGTTCATCACTCAGGACGGCGGTGGCGAGGACGTCTTCTGCCACCACACCGCGATCGTCGCGGACGGCTTCCGCTCCCTCCAGGAGGGGCAGAAGGTGGAGTTCGAGGTGAAGAAGGGCCCCAAGGGCCTGCAGGCGGCGAACGTCCGCGCCATCTGAGCGCCAGACGCTTCGACCACGGAGGCCCGGCCATCGCGGCCGGGCTTTCTCTTTTCACGGGGCATCCAACAGGAGGACTGAATGGCCTTCAACCCAGGGCACCTGAAGCGGCAGAAGGAAGCGAAGCGCGCCGAGAAGCAGCGCGAGAAGGACGCCAAGCGCGAGGAGCGCAAGAAGGAGAAGGACGAGCGCGGGCCGCTCGCCCCGGGTGAGGATCCGGACATCGCCGGCATCATCCCGGGCCCGCAGCCGAAGCCCGAGGAGTAGCCACACCCTTCGCCGCCGGGCGCCGCTGGCGCACCGGCGGCGGCGGCCGTCCCCTCCCTGGGGGCGGCCCTCGGCCCGAACGGTCACCTCCCGGCGCAGCGCGACGCGCGCGCAGGAGGTGGCCCGGGGCGCTACAGCACCTTCCAGGTCGTGCCCGCCGCGCCGTCCATGATGGCCACGCCCTGCCCCAGCAGCTCGTCGCGGATGGCGTCGGAGCGGGCGAAGTCCTTGGCCTGCCGAGCGGCCCGGCGCTCGGCCAGCCGCGCCTCCACCGCCGCCCCGTCCACCCCGCGCCGCGCCGCCGCCAGGTCGCGCAGCGCCAGCAGGGCCACGGCCGGGGGGCGCTGCAGGATGCCCAGGGTCTCGCCCACGGTGCGCGCCGCGCCGGCGAAGGCCGCCAGCTGGGCCTGCTGCGCCGGGGTCCGCCTGCCCTTCAGGTCGCACAGCGCGTTGGCGGCCGTGAAGGCCTCGGCCAGCAGGCCGAGCACCTGCGGCGTGTTGAAGTCGTCGTCCAGCGCGGCGCGGCAGCGCTCCACCAGCCCGTCGTCCGCCGCCGCGGCCGCCCCGCCCGCGGCGCGGTCGGCCTTCTCCAGCGTCTCGTAGAGGTAGCCGAGCCGCCGGTCTGCCTCGGCCAGGATGGTGTCGGAGAAGTTGAAGTCGCGCCGGTACTGCGTGCCCAGCAGGAAGAAGCGCAGCCCCTCGGCGTCCCAGCGCTCCAGCACCTGGCGCACCGTGAAGAAGTTGCCCAGCGACTTCGACATCTTCTCGTCGTCGATCTCCACGAAGCCGTTGTGCAGCCAGGCGCGGGCGTAGCTGTCGGCGCGCACGCCGTCGCCGCAGGCGCAGACCGACTGGGCGATCTCGTTGGTGTGGTGCGGGAAGACCAGGTCCTTGCCGCCGGTGTGCAGGTCGAAGGTGTCGCCCAGGTGCTTCCGGGTCATGGCCGAGCACTCGATGTGCCAGCCGGGGCGGCCGTCGCCCCAGGGCGAGGGCCAGCGCGGCTCGCCCGGCTTGGCCGCCTTCCAGAGGGCGAAGTCGAGCGGGTCGTGCTTCACCTCGCCGGTGGCCACCCTGGCCCCGGCCAGCAGGTCGTCGAGGTTGCGCCCGGAGAGCTGCCCGTAGGCCGGGAACTTGCGGACCGCGAAGTAGACGTCGCCGTTGCCGGGGGCGTAGGCGAACCCCTTCTCCACCAGCGTGGCGATCAGCGCCACGATCTCCGGGATGTGGCCGGAGACGCGCGGCTCCACGTCGGGCCTGAGGCAGCCGAGCGCGTCCAGGTCGCGGTGGAACTCGTCGGCGAAGCGGGCCGCCAGCGCCACCGGGTCCTCGCCGCGCTCGTTGGCGCGCTGGATGATCTTGTCGTCGACGTCGGTGAAGTTGCGCACGTACGTCACGACCAGGCCGCGCGCCCGGAGGTGGCGCACCACCACGTCCCACACCACGTAGCAGCGGGCGTGGCCCAGGTGGGAGAGGTCGTAGACGGTGGGGCCGCAGGCGTAGAGGCCGATCCGGCCCGGGACCAGCGGCACCAGCGGGCGCTTGCCGCCGGAGAGGGTGTCGTGGATCTGGATGGTCATGGTGGGGGGCGGGGTCAGCGGGCCAGCGCCTTCACGAGGGCGCGCAGGTTGACGGCCAGGACGAGGAGGAGCACCGCCGCGCCCAGCACCGGCAGCCAGCGCTCGCGGGGGCGCTCGCCGTCGCGCAGGACCAGCCAGCGATCCTCCAGCGGGGCGCCCCGGGCCTTCAGGGCGGCCGCCACCTCGGCGTAGTCGGCGCGGGCGGCGGCGGGCAGGAGGCGCCCCTCGTAGACCGGCGGGCCGCCGCGGCCGGGCCGGTCCACCAGCAGGTTGGTCCCGGCCACCCGGCCCACGGTGCGCTGCTGCCCGGTGCGCGCCACGGTGACCGGCACCGCGTCGCCGAGCTCGCCGCGCACCTGCACCAGCCGGTTCTCGCGGGCCCGGTCGAGCGCGTAGGCGCCGGGCCCGCCCAGGTCGATGGGGTCGCGCGCCGACAGCACGTAGGCCACGTCGGCCGAGAGCTCCCAGAGCAGCCAGCCGGAGACCAGCACGGCCAGGGTGGCGAAGATGGGCGAGCGGGCCAGCAGCGGCGACTCGCGGCGCGGGCGCGGCGGGGGCGGCGCGACCTCACCGGGTGCGGTGGGCCCGGGCGCGGCCTCCCCGGGGGCGGCGAAGAAGGCCTCCTCGGCCGGGGGCGGCGCGGGCGGCGGGGTGGGCCGGCTCACGCGCCCCTCCGCACCAGCAGCGCCACCGCGTGGGCGGCGATGCCCTCGCCGCGGCCGACGAACCCCATCCCCTCGCCGGTGGTGGCCTTGACGTTGACCTGCGCCGGCGAGGCGCCCAGCGCCTCCGCCAGCCGGGCCCGCATCTCCTCGGTCCGCGGCGCGATCCTGGGGCGCCGGGCCGCCAGGGTGACGTCGGCGTTGCCGAGCCGCCAGCCGGCCGCGGCGGCCTTGGCCGCGATCTCGCGGAGCAGCACCAGCGAGCTGACCCCCTTCCAGCGCGGGTCGGTGTCCGGGAAGTGGCGGCCCAGGTCGCCCAGGCCGGCCGCGCCCAGGATGGCGTCGCCGATGGCGTGGGCGCAGACGTCGGCGTCGGAGTGGCCCAGCAGGCCGTCACCCTCGAACTCCACGCCGCCCAGCACCAGCCGCCGCCCGGCCTCGAAGCGGTGGCAGTCGTAGGCCACCCCGGTGGCGAAGGGGGCCTCGGTGAGGGCCCGGGCCCGCGCCACGTCCTCCGGGGTGGTGATCTTGAAGTTGGCTGGCTCGCCCGGCACCAGCGCCACCTGGGCGCCGAGCCGCTCCACCAGGCCGCACTCGTCGGTGGCCGAGGAGGCGTCCGCGCCGGCCGCCTGGTAGGCGCGCAGCAGCAGGTCGCGCCGGAAGCCCTGGGGCGTCTGGGCCAGCCAGAGGGTGCGCCGATCCAGGGTCTCGGCCACCACCGGCAGGCCGGGGCTGGCCCGCTTGACCGTGTCGGTCACCGGCAGCGCCGCCAGCGCCGCGCCGCCGGCCGCGGCGGCCTGGGCCACCCTGAGGACCAGGTCGGGCGAGGCGAACGGGCGCGCCGCGTCGTGCACCAGCACCACCGCGCAGCCCTCCAGGGCCTCGAGGCCGGCCAGCACCGAGTCGGCCCGCTGGGCCCCGCCGGCCACCACCCGGACGCCCTTGCCGAGGTCCTGGAGCTCGGCCTGGCCGCGTCCCTCCTCGCCAGGGGGCACCACCACCACCAGGTCGTCCACCGCCGGGCAGTCCGCCAGCAGCCTGGCCGAGCGCCGCAGCACCGACTCCCCGCCCAGGGTGAGCCACTGCTTGGCCACCCCGGCCCGCAGCCCGGCGCCGCCCGCTGCCACGATGGCCCCCACCCGCTCCCCGGCGATCATCCGCTCCTCCAGCCGCGCCGCGCCCGCTCGGGGCCCGGCGGCGGCGCTGGCACCTCGGCTGCACTCCCCGGGCGGCATGCGCTCGCTGGCGCCACCCGCCGCCCGGAAGCCCCGGAAACGAGAACGCCGCGCGGACGGGGGTCCGGGCGGCGGTCCAGCCCTGCCCGCCCCGGCGTGCGGCCGGGGCGGCCGGTCAACAGTTGAAGATCTTCTTCAGGTCGGTCTCGACGTCCTGCTCGTCGCACTCCTTGGCGATGGCCAGCTCCTTGATGAGGAGCGAGCGGGCCGTGTCGAGCATCTTCCGCTCGCCGAAGGAGAGGTCCTTGTCGGAGCGGAGCAGGTAGAGGTCGCGCAGCACCTCCGCGATCTCGAAGACCGAGCCCGTCTTGATCTTGTCCATGTACTCGCGGTACCGGCGGTTCCAGGTCGTGGAGTCGACCGAGACCTCCTTCTCGCGCAGGATGGCGTAGACCTTCTTGACGTCCTTCTCGCCGATGATCTCGCGCAGGCCGACCGAGTTGACCTTGTTCATCGGGATCATGATCTTCATCCCGTTCTCGAGGATCCGCAGCACGTAGAAGGACTGGCGCTGGCCGGCCACCTCCTTGTGCTCGATGCCCAGGACCTCGCCCACCCCCTGTCCGGGGTAGACGGCCTTGTCACCGACCTTGAAGCTCGGGGAAACCTGAGTAGACTGCGTAGCCGCCATTCGCACCTCCGCTCGCCATGGCTTCCCGGCCCCCTCCTGATAGGAGGGCCGAGGCGGGAGCTTAGTCGCGGAGAAGTACCACGTTTTTCGGACCAAATCAATATCACTCGGGATTTCCCCCGTGGGCGCGGCGCGTCAACGGGCGCAGTCCGGATTCATCCATGAATCCGAGCGCACCCCTCCTGCCGCTGGCCGTGGGGCTGCTGCTCGGCGCCGCCCTGTCGCTCGGCGGTGTCCCGTTCCACCCCGCCGGGCTCGTTGCGCTTCCCCTGGCCGCCTCGCCGCCGCTGGCCCCGGTGGCCTTCGCCGCCGCGGGCTGGCTCTCGGCCGACCTGGCCAGGGCGACCCCCGCCCCCAGGGTCCCGGAGCACCCCGTCGAGCTGGAGGGGCGTGTCACCACCGTCCCTTCGCCGGGCTTCGACCGGCTGCGCTTCACCCTGCGGACCCCGGCAGGCGATCTCTACGAGGTGCTGGCGCCGCCGGCCGCCTGGCCGCTTTCGGCGGGTGACCGGCTCCGCTTCCCGGCGCGGCTGGCGCGCCCACCCGGACCGCGCAACCCAGGCGCCGCCGATCAGGCCGCCCGGCTGGCCGCGGTGGGCGTGGCGCTGCAGGCGCAGGCCCTGCTCCCGCCCGTGCGGGTGGCGCCCCCGAGCCCGCTGGCCTGGCTGGAGCGGGGTCGCGAGCGCTTCGCCGAGGCGGCCAGGGCCGCCCTGCCCGCCCGGGAGGCCGGGCTGGTGCGCGCCATCGGGACGGGCGACCGGGCCGGGCTCGACCAGGCCACCAGCGACTCCTTCGCCCGCTCCGGCCTGGCCCACGTGCTGGCCGTCTCCGGCCTGCACCTGGTGGTGGTGGCGGCCGGGCTGGCCT
This DNA window, taken from Anaeromyxobacter sp., encodes the following:
- a CDS encoding cold-shock protein, with the protein product MASGTVKWFNDAKGFGFITQDGGGEDVFCHHTAIVADGFRSLQEGQKVEFEVKKGPKGLQAANVRAI
- a CDS encoding cysteine--tRNA ligase, with protein sequence MTIQIHDTLSGGKRPLVPLVPGRIGLYACGPTVYDLSHLGHARCYVVWDVVVRHLRARGLVVTYVRNFTDVDDKIIQRANERGEDPVALAARFADEFHRDLDALGCLRPDVEPRVSGHIPEIVALIATLVEKGFAYAPGNGDVYFAVRKFPAYGQLSGRNLDDLLAGARVATGEVKHDPLDFALWKAAKPGEPRWPSPWGDGRPGWHIECSAMTRKHLGDTFDLHTGGKDLVFPHHTNEIAQSVCACGDGVRADSYARAWLHNGFVEIDDEKMSKSLGNFFTVRQVLERWDAEGLRFFLLGTQYRRDFNFSDTILAEADRRLGYLYETLEKADRAAGGAAAAADDGLVERCRAALDDDFNTPQVLGLLAEAFTAANALCDLKGRRTPAQQAQLAAFAGAARTVGETLGILQRPPAVALLALRDLAAARRGVDGAAVEARLAERRAARQAKDFARSDAIRDELLGQGVAIMDGAAGTTWKVL
- the ispD gene encoding 2-C-methyl-D-erythritol 4-phosphate cytidylyltransferase — translated: MIAGERVGAIVAAGGAGLRAGVAKQWLTLGGESVLRRSARLLADCPAVDDLVVVVPPGEEGRGQAELQDLGKGVRVVAGGAQRADSVLAGLEALEGCAVVLVHDAARPFASPDLVLRVAQAAAAGGAALAALPVTDTVKRASPGLPVVAETLDRRTLWLAQTPQGFRRDLLLRAYQAAGADASSATDECGLVERLGAQVALVPGEPANFKITTPEDVARARALTEAPFATGVAYDCHRFEAGRRLVLGGVEFEGDGLLGHSDADVCAHAIGDAILGAAGLGDLGRHFPDTDPRWKGVSSLVLLREIAAKAAAAGWRLGNADVTLAARRPRIAPRTEEMRARLAEALGASPAQVNVKATTGEGMGFVGRGEGIAAHAVALLVRRGA
- a CDS encoding CarD family transcriptional regulator, with the translated sequence MAATQSTQVSPSFKVGDKAVYPGQGVGEVLGIEHKEVAGQRQSFYVLRILENGMKIMIPMNKVNSVGLREIIGEKDVKKVYAILREKEVSVDSTTWNRRYREYMDKIKTGSVFEIAEVLRDLYLLRSDKDLSFGERKMLDTARSLLIKELAIAKECDEQDVETDLKKIFNC